Proteins encoded in a region of the Eulemur rufifrons isolate Redbay chromosome 15, OSU_ERuf_1, whole genome shotgun sequence genome:
- the TMEM151B gene encoding transmembrane protein 151B, whose translation MSPPGSAAGESAGGGGGGGGPGVPEEPTAAEAAADEGPAREEQRPIQPSFTKSLCRESHWKCLLLSLLMYGCLGAVAWCHVTTVTRLTFSSAYQGNSLMYHDSPCSNGYVYIPLAFLLMLYAVYLVECWHCQARHELQHRVDVSSVRERVGRMQQATPCIWWKAISYHYVRRTRQVTRYRNGDAYTTTQVYHERVNTHVAEAEFDYARCGVRDVSKALVGLEGAPATRLRFTKCFSFASVEAENAYLCQRARFFAENEGLDDYMEAREGMHLKNVDFREFMVAFPDPARPPWYACSSAFWAAALLTLSWPLRVLAEYRTAYAHYHVEKLFGLEGPGSASSAGGGLSPSDELLPPLTHRLPRVNTVDSTELEWHIRSNQQLVPSYSEAVLMDLAGLGARCGGAAGGGYAPSCRYGGVGGPGAAGVAPYRRSCEHCQRAVSSSSIFSRSALSICASPRAGPGPGGGAGCGGSRFSLGRLYGSRRSCLWRSRSGSVNEASCPTEQTRLSSQASMGDDEDDDEEEAGPPPPYHDALYFPVLIVHRQEGCLGHSHRPLHRHGSCVETSL comes from the exons ATGTCCCCCCCTGGCTCGGCCGCGGGAGAGagcgccggcggcggcggcggcggcggcggccccggGGTCCCGGAGGAGCCCacggcggcggaggcggcggcggacGAGGGCCCCGCCCGAGAGGAG CAGCGTCCCATCCAGCCCTCTTTCACCAAGTCCCTCTGCCGTGAGTCCCACTGGAAGTGCCTCCTGCTCTCGCTGCTCATGTACGGCTGCCTGGGGGCAGTGGCCTGGTGCCATGTCACCACGGTGACGCGCCTCACCTTCAGCAGCGCCTACCAGGGCAACAGCCTCATGTACCATGACAGCCCCTGCTCCAACGGCTATGTCTACATCCCCCTGGCCTTCCTGCTCATGTTGTATGCCGTCTACCTGGTGGAGTGTTGGCACTGCCAAGCCCGCCATGAGCTGCAGCACCGTGTGGACGTGAGCAGTGTGCGGGAGCGTGTGGGCCGCATGCAGCAGGCCACACCCTGCATCTGGTGGAAGGCCATCAGCTACCACTATGTCCGCCGCACCCGCCAGGTCACCCGGTACCGCAACGGAGACGCCTACACCACCACCCAG GTCTACCATGAGCGCGTTAACACGCACGTGGCGGAGGCCGAGTTCGACTACGCGCGCTGCGGCGTCCGCGACGTGTCCAAGGCGCTGGTGGGGCTGGAGGGCGCGCCGGCCACGCGGCTGCGCTTCACCAAGTGCTTCAGCTTCGCCAGCGTGGAGGCCGAGAACGCATACCTGTGCCAGCGCGCGCGCTTCTTCGCTGAGAACGAAGGCCTGGACGACTACATGGAGGCACGCGAGGGCATGCACCTCAAGAACGTGGACTTCCGCGAGTTCATGGTGGCCTTCCCGGACCCGGCCAGGCCGCCATGGTACGCCTGCTCGTCGGCTTTCTGGGCCGCGGCGCTGCTCACGCTGTCCTGGCCGCTGCGCGTGCTGGCCGAGTACCGCACGGCCTACGCGCACTACCACGTGGAGAAGCTCTTCGGCCTGGAGGGCCCGGGCTCGGCGAGCAGCGCGGGCGGCGGCCTCAGCCCCAGCGACGAGCTGCTGCCCCCGCTCACCCACCGCCTGCCGCGGGTCAACACGGTGGACAGCACGGAGCTCGAGTGGCACATCCGCTCCAACCAGCAGCTGGTGCCCAGCTACTCCGAGGCTGTGCTCATGGAcctggcggggctgggggcgcgcTGCGGCGGGGCGGCTGGCGGCGGCTACGCGCCCTCCTGTCGCTACGGCGGGGTGGGCGGCCCGGGCGCGGCGGGCGTGGCCCCGTACCGGCGCAGCTGCGAGCACTGCCAGCGCGCCGTCAGCAGCTCGTCCATCTTCTCGCGCAGCGCCCTGAGCATCTGCGCCAGCCCGCGGGCCGGCCCGGGGCCCGGAGGGGGCGCCGGCTGCGGGGGCAGCCGCTTCTCGCTCGGCCGCCTCTACGGCTCCCGGCGCAGCTGCCTGTGGCGCAGCCGGAGCGGAAGCGTCAACGAGGCGAGCTGCCCCACGGAGCAGACGCGGCTGTCGAGCCAGGCCAGCATGGGGGACGACGAGGACGATGACGAGGAGGAGGCTGGGCCGCCGCCGCCCTACCACGACGCCCTCTACTTCCCGGTCCTCATCGTCCACCGGCAGGAGGGGTGTCTGGGCCACAGCCACCGGCCGCTGCACCGCCACGGCTCCTGCGTAGAGACCTCACTGTGA